The Pirellulales bacterium genome has a window encoding:
- a CDS encoding chemotaxis protein CheW — protein MLALSFQIDDSRLALDVRRVSLVVPRVPLEKVAGAPSWLAGVFVYAQTVVPVVDVHCLLGAGACPEQLSSRIILVPWPEADSSHRWLGLLAAQVSGIRDLPETASVAENAAERAEWGKPVLDGGKIIRLVDLERLLSPSMREQLAGVFAA, from the coding sequence ATGCTCGCTCTCTCCTTCCAGATCGATGACAGCCGGCTGGCGCTCGACGTTCGCCGCGTCAGCCTCGTCGTGCCGCGCGTGCCGCTGGAAAAAGTGGCGGGCGCGCCATCGTGGCTGGCAGGAGTGTTCGTTTATGCGCAGACGGTGGTGCCCGTCGTGGACGTTCATTGTCTGCTGGGGGCCGGGGCTTGTCCCGAGCAATTGAGCAGCCGCATCATCCTGGTCCCCTGGCCCGAGGCCGATTCCTCGCACCGTTGGCTGGGATTGCTTGCCGCGCAGGTTTCGGGAATCCGCGACCTGCCAGAGACGGCAAGCGTTGCAGAGAATGCGGCTGAACGCGCGGAATGGGGCAAGCCGGTCCTCGATGGTGGCAAGATCATCCGGCTCGTGGATCTCGAGCGTCTGCTATCGCCCTCCATGCGCGAACAATTGGCCGGAGTATTCGCCGCATGA